CTGACCATATCCTTCTTCGATCGATGACTGCCAAACATGATACTCGTCCTTTGTGAGAGTCGTATCCATCGGCCAAAGGACAGGATAGGTTTGTCCACGATAGATTTGAAGAACACAGTCGATCAACAGGAGACCAACGTGTCAGAACCACGCACAGTCCTCGTCACCGGCGGCAACCGCGGAATCGGTCGCACCATCGCCGAGGAATTCCTCGCCCAGGGGGACAAGGTGGCAGTCACCTCCCGCAACGGTCAGGCCCCGGAAGGTGCCCTTGCCGTGGCCGCCGATGTCACCGACAGCGAATCGATTGATCGGGCGTTCACCGAGATCGAGGACAAGCTCGGACCCGTCGAGATCGTCGTGGCCAATGCCGGAATCACGGCCGACAACCTGCTCATGCGGATGAACGATGACGAATTCGAATCCGTCATCAACACGAACCTCACCGGCGCCTTTCGCACTGTCAAGCGCGGCATCACTGGCATGATCCGGGCGAAGAAGGGCCGCATCGTCCTCATCTCCTCGGTATCGGGACTCTACGGAGTGCCCGGCCAGGCGAACTACTCGGCTTCGAAGGCCGGACTCGTCGGCTTCGCCCGCTCCATCACCCGCGAGGTCGGTTCCCGCGGAATCACCGCCAACGTCGTCGCCCCGGGCTTCATCCGCACGGATATGACCGATGAGCTCAGCGAGAAGCAGCAGAAAGAATACCTATCGACGATCCCGGCCAAGCGCTTCGCCGAACCCGCAGAGGTCGCCAAGGTCGTGCGCTGGATGGCCTCGGACGAAGCCGCCTACATCTCCGGTGCCGTCATCCCCGTCGACGGCGGACTGGGCATGGGCCACTGAGTCGGAGGCCGCAGACGATGCGGCCTCGCCGGGCCACAACCCGTAGACTTCAACACAGAGACGCCGCCTGAAGCGGCGTCATGCACACGCAACCACCCTCCTTTCGAAAGGACCACCATGGGAATTCTCGACGGAAAGCGCATTCTCGTCACCGGCGTGCTCACCGAGGCCTCGATCGCCTTCGCCGCTGCCCGCATCGCACAGGAACAGGGAGCCGAGGTCATCCTCTCGAGCTTCGGCCGCCAGATGAAGATCACCCAGGTGATCGCCGAACGCCTGCCCCAGACTCCGCAGGTCATCGAACTCGACGCCACGAACGAAGAGGACCTCGCCGCTCTGCCCGAGCGCCTCGGCGGCAACATCGACGGAATCGTCCACGCCATCGCCTTCGCTCCGAAGGACGCACTCGGCGGAGTCTTCCTCGACACCCCGTGGGATTCTGTGTCCGCGGCCATCCACGTCTCGGCATACTCGCTCAAG
Above is a window of Brevibacterium siliguriense DNA encoding:
- a CDS encoding beta-ketoacyl-ACP reductase — encoded protein: MSEPRTVLVTGGNRGIGRTIAEEFLAQGDKVAVTSRNGQAPEGALAVAADVTDSESIDRAFTEIEDKLGPVEIVVANAGITADNLLMRMNDDEFESVINTNLTGAFRTVKRGITGMIRAKKGRIVLISSVSGLYGVPGQANYSASKAGLVGFARSITREVGSRGITANVVAPGFIRTDMTDELSEKQQKEYLSTIPAKRFAEPAEVAKVVRWMASDEAAYISGAVIPVDGGLGMGH